A single Vulpes vulpes isolate BD-2025 chromosome 16, VulVul3, whole genome shotgun sequence DNA region contains:
- the FAM237A gene encoding protein FAM237A: protein MADPGNRRGIYRPLTLTCSLLIVGMCCVSPFFCHSQTDLLALNQADPQCWESSSVLLLEMRKPRISNTVSGFWDFMIYLKSSENLKHGALFWDLAQLFWDIYVDCVLSRNHGLGRRQLAGKEEKISAVHPQHTGRKQGAYSQQLRTPFLKKKELIEGLISMRLHKSGSKFIGKVTSGLEIKRK from the exons ATGGCCGATCCTGGGAACAGAAGAGGGATCTACCGCCCCTTGACCCTTacctgctccctgctcattgTGGGAATGTGCtgtgtctctcctttcttctgtCATAGCCAGACAGACCTGCTGGCTCTTAACCAAGCTGATCCTCAGTGCTGGGAATCTTCTTCAGTGCTCCTCCTGGAAATGCGGAAGCCTCGAATTTCTAACACTGTTTCAGGTTTCTGGGATTTTATGATCTACCTGAAGTCATCTGAGAACTTGAAGCATGGAGCACTGTTTTGGGATCTGGCCCAACTCTTCTGGGACATCTATGTGGACTGTGTCCTCTCCAGGAACCATGGCTTAGGAAGGAGGCAATtggctgggaaggaagaaaagatttcagCAGTGCATCCACAGCACACAGGGAGAAAACAAG GTGCATATTCTCAGCAACTAAGAACACCTTTCCTAAAGAAGAAAGAGTTGATTGAAGGTTTGATAAGCATGCGCTTGCACAAGAGTGGGTCTAAGTTCATTGGAAAAGTCACCAGTGGcctggaaataaagagaaaataa